In a single window of the Deinococcus aetherius genome:
- a CDS encoding glycoside hydrolase family 3 protein has translation MTSLQPGSLVMVDIPGPTLDADTAAHLRRHDIRSVCLFGKNVQDPGQLRRLCADLRDLLGEDALIALDHEGGAILRPTFWPFAPSAMSLGAADDAQLTEDVSAALARQLRSVGVNWNFAPVLDVNVDPANPVIGERAYGADPLLVARHGAAALRGHARERVAGCVKHFPGHGDTHLDSHLALPRVSKTRAELDAVEFVPFRACLTSAPAVMTAHIVYDALDPDSPATLSRAVLTDLLRREWGYPGVTVTDSMGMQAIDANYGRGEAAVMALRAGADLVMALGRREAQEATLAAIGDALTGTLDRGEVEAGLERLRSLAAAHPAGADPALDLQTDAPLFAQAWARGLSVYHTPVAPPPGARVRLVAQRKVTRENVSEASVDAHTLAHDLGAVYDVDLLAYDDPAELDWAAIRALGLPVILATAARHRQPALTRARPDLHLALYNPYAVLDVPAPAALTYGFRPEARAALVAWLRGEAGTPGRLPFTS, from the coding sequence GTGACCTCTCTCCAACCCGGCTCGCTGGTGATGGTGGACATCCCCGGCCCCACCCTCGACGCGGACACGGCGGCCCACCTGCGGCGGCACGACATCCGCAGCGTGTGCCTCTTCGGCAAGAACGTTCAGGACCCGGGGCAATTGCGGCGACTCTGCGCCGACCTGCGCGACCTGCTCGGCGAGGACGCTCTGATCGCCCTCGACCACGAGGGGGGCGCCATCCTGCGCCCGACCTTCTGGCCCTTCGCCCCCTCCGCGATGAGCCTCGGCGCGGCGGACGACGCGCAGCTCACCGAGGACGTAAGCGCCGCCCTCGCCCGTCAACTGCGCTCGGTGGGTGTGAACTGGAACTTCGCCCCCGTCCTCGACGTGAACGTGGACCCGGCCAACCCCGTGATCGGCGAGCGGGCGTACGGCGCAGACCCCCTGCTCGTCGCCCGGCATGGGGCGGCGGCGCTGCGAGGCCATGCGCGTGAGCGGGTCGCGGGCTGCGTCAAGCACTTCCCCGGCCACGGCGACACCCACCTCGACAGCCACCTCGCGCTGCCCCGGGTCAGCAAGACCCGCGCCGAGCTGGACGCCGTCGAGTTCGTCCCCTTCCGCGCCTGCCTGACGAGCGCCCCCGCCGTCATGACCGCCCACATCGTCTACGACGCGCTCGACCCCGACTCTCCCGCCACCCTCTCCCGCGCCGTCCTCACCGACCTGCTCAGGCGCGAGTGGGGCTACCCGGGCGTCACCGTTACCGACAGCATGGGGATGCAGGCCATCGACGCGAACTACGGGCGCGGGGAGGCGGCGGTCATGGCCCTCCGGGCCGGGGCCGACCTCGTGATGGCCCTGGGCCGCCGCGAGGCGCAGGAGGCGACTCTGGCGGCCATCGGGGACGCGCTGACGGGCACTCTGGACCGGGGAGAGGTGGAGGCCGGCCTGGAGCGGCTGCGCTCGCTCGCAGCCGCCCACCCCGCCGGGGCGGACCCGGCCCTCGACCTCCAGACGGACGCGCCCCTCTTCGCCCAGGCCTGGGCGCGCGGCCTGAGCGTGTACCACACCCCCGTCGCCCCCCCGCCCGGCGCCCGCGTCCGCCTCGTCGCCCAGCGCAAGGTGACGCGCGAGAACGTCAGCGAGGCGAGCGTGGACGCCCACACCCTCGCCCACGACCTCGGGGCCGTGTACGACGTGGACCTCCTCGCCTACGACGACCCCGCCGAACTCGACTGGGCGGCGATTCGTGCTCTCGGCCTCCCCGTGATCCTCGCCACGGCGGCCCGTCACCGTCAGCCCGCCCTGACCCGCGCCCGGCCCGACCTCCACCTCGCCCTCTACAACCCCTACGCCGTCCTCGACGTGCCCGCCCCCGCCGCGTTGACCTACGGCTTTCGTCCGGAGGCCCGCGCCGCGCTGGTCGCCTGGCTGCGCGGGGAGGCGGGGACACCGGGTCGGCTGCCCTTCACCTCTTGA
- a CDS encoding SDR family oxidoreductase, giving the protein MRVFVTGASGFIGSAVVSELIGSGHGVVGLARSDASAAALAATGAEVQRGDLDDPDSLQAGMAGADGVIHLAYNHDFSQPVAAAQTDRRAIETLGAALEGSDRPLVIASGLSGFALGRVITERDAPDPVAYPRVASAQAALSLAPRGVRSSVIRLAPTVHGEGDRAFIPTLIGVARRKGVSGYIGDGENRWPAVHRLDAARLFRLAVEGAPAGSVLHGVADEGVPVREIASVIGRHLGLPVVSIPAEQAAEHFGWLARFLAADTPASSTLTRELLGWQPTHPGLLDDLEQGHSFLHPS; this is encoded by the coding sequence ATGAGGGTATTCGTTACGGGCGCGTCGGGGTTTATCGGTTCTGCCGTCGTTTCCGAGCTGATCGGCTCGGGTCATGGGGTGGTCGGGCTGGCCCGCTCGGACGCGTCTGCGGCGGCCCTCGCCGCCACCGGAGCGGAGGTGCAACGCGGCGACCTCGACGACCCGGACAGCCTCCAGGCCGGGATGGCCGGGGCCGACGGCGTGATTCACCTCGCCTACAACCACGACTTCTCGCAACCCGTGGCCGCAGCACAGACCGACCGGCGGGCCATCGAGACCCTCGGTGCCGCCCTGGAGGGCTCGGACCGGCCTCTGGTCATCGCCTCCGGGCTGTCCGGGTTCGCCCTGGGACGGGTCATCACCGAACGGGACGCGCCCGACCCGGTGGCCTACCCCCGGGTCGCCTCCGCCCAGGCCGCCCTCTCCCTCGCCCCCCGGGGCGTGCGCTCGTCCGTGATCCGGCTCGCGCCGACCGTCCACGGTGAGGGAGACCGGGCCTTCATCCCCACCCTGATCGGCGTGGCCCGCCGGAAGGGCGTCTCCGGCTATATCGGCGACGGGGAGAACCGCTGGCCTGCGGTGCACCGCCTCGACGCCGCGCGCCTCTTCCGCCTCGCGGTGGAGGGGGCGCCTGCGGGCTCGGTCCTGCACGGGGTCGCCGACGAGGGGGTGCCAGTCCGCGAGATCGCCTCCGTCATCGGGCGGCACCTGGGGTTGCCGGTGGTCTCCATTCCCGCCGAACAGGCCGCCGAGCACTTCGGCTGGCTGGCCCGCTTCCTCGCCGCCGACACCCCGGCCTCCAGCACGCTGACCCGTGAGTTGCTGGGCTGGCAGCCGACCCATCCGGGGCTCCTGGACGATCTCGAACAGGGCCACTCCTTTCTCCACCCCTCCTGA
- a CDS encoding TetR/AcrR family transcriptional regulator — protein sequence MDSGGRAKNPVGRPRRSGTEGGGDTRAQILDRAEALLTARGYAGMSMDDVARAAGLTKGTLYHHFPEGKDALILAVGHRSLERHGDALSSAILAARGARAQLEAVARWGLESSGSPARVLRDSGRFLPRAHAEDMARAFQTRVYGQVLGVLEGGARRGELPPHDPEFAAWALLGLVAEFAELQELLPRPRLAEQIVGLVLGGIGGE from the coding sequence GTGGATTCGGGAGGGCGCGCAAAAAATCCGGTGGGCCGCCCCCGGCGTTCGGGCACGGAGGGCGGGGGCGACACCCGGGCGCAGATCCTCGACCGGGCCGAGGCGCTGCTGACGGCGCGGGGCTACGCGGGCATGTCGATGGACGACGTGGCGCGGGCGGCGGGCCTCACGAAGGGCACGCTCTACCACCACTTTCCCGAGGGGAAAGACGCCCTGATCCTGGCGGTCGGGCACCGCAGCCTGGAGCGGCACGGGGACGCGCTCTCGTCGGCGATCCTGGCGGCGCGGGGAGCGCGGGCCCAGCTGGAGGCGGTGGCCCGCTGGGGGCTGGAAAGCAGCGGCAGCCCGGCGCGGGTCCTGCGCGACAGCGGCCGTTTTCTGCCTCGGGCTCACGCCGAGGACATGGCGCGGGCCTTTCAGACCCGGGTGTACGGGCAGGTGCTGGGCGTGCTGGAGGGCGGCGCCCGGCGAGGCGAGTTGCCCCCCCACGACCCCGAGTTCGCGGCCTGGGCCCTGCTGGGGCTCGTGGCAGAGTTCGCCGAGTTGCAGGAGCTTTTGCCCCGGCCTCGCCTCGCCGAGCAGATCGTGGGCCTGGTGCTGGGCGGAATCGGGGGTGAGTAG
- a CDS encoding NAD(P)-dependent oxidoreductase: protein MTRIAAFLGLGAMGGPMAAHVVRQMQRQGGRALVWNRTREKAERHAAEFGGEVVDLPGLAEADVIFTCLPTSAEVDEVLDGVADGLKEGATWVDCTSGHPEAARRQAARLVERGVAFLDAPVSGGTSGAQAGTLTVMVGGDAAALGRVRDSFAFAGKVVHVGDVGSGFAVKAVNNALLAVTLWATGEGLAALARSGVNLGAALEVINASSGRSNASQNLIPARVLTREFPATFGLGLLAKDAGIAADVVREARASAPVLMQVEALMRAAATVIGADEDHTAALRLIERMNATEIK, encoded by the coding sequence ATGACCAGAATTGCCGCATTCCTCGGCCTGGGCGCGATGGGCGGGCCTATGGCCGCGCACGTCGTCCGGCAGATGCAACGTCAGGGTGGGCGGGCCCTCGTGTGGAACCGCACCCGGGAGAAGGCCGAGCGGCACGCCGCCGAGTTCGGGGGCGAGGTGGTGGACCTCCCGGGACTTGCCGAGGCCGACGTGATCTTCACCTGCCTGCCCACGAGCGCCGAGGTGGACGAGGTGCTGGACGGGGTGGCGGACGGGCTGAAGGAGGGCGCGACCTGGGTGGACTGCACGAGCGGGCACCCGGAGGCGGCGCGGCGGCAGGCGGCCCGGCTGGTGGAGCGCGGCGTGGCCTTTCTCGACGCGCCCGTGAGCGGCGGCACCTCGGGGGCGCAGGCGGGGACGCTGACGGTGATGGTGGGTGGGGACGCGGCGGCGCTGGGGCGGGTGCGGGACAGCTTCGCCTTCGCGGGCAAGGTCGTTCATGTGGGAGACGTGGGATCGGGCTTCGCGGTGAAGGCGGTGAACAACGCGCTGCTGGCGGTGACGCTCTGGGCGACGGGCGAGGGGCTGGCCGCGCTCGCCCGCTCGGGGGTGAATCTGGGGGCCGCGCTGGAGGTCATCAACGCGAGCAGCGGGCGCAGCAACGCCTCCCAGAACCTGATCCCGGCCCGGGTGCTCACCCGCGAGTTTCCCGCGACCTTCGGGCTGGGGCTGCTCGCCAAGGACGCGGGGATCGCCGCCGACGTGGTGCGGGAAGCGAGGGCGAGCGCCCCGGTGCTGATGCAGGTCGAGGCCCTGATGCGCGCCGCCGCCACCGTCATCGGCGCGGACGAGGACCACACCGCCGCCCTGCGGCTGATCGAGCGCATGAACGCCACGGAGATCAAGTGA
- a CDS encoding IS982 family transposase, with protein MCRPDLSLLPIPDALRRLTVWLTPQMPSKLVHPHEKISDAELVAVALLQRIHKAPYFRGWWRMLKLNHCPHYPSEVQARTRLERLTPVIEGASVEVQALDFVAVDSEPLPVCTFKRAPRCKFKGARHGFSTSGPVYGFKLHAWTTLNGKIAQYVLRPANEHDFTVGCVMNRDWPTFGGPKQIGDKGYQSGTYLTPPKSNAKRPDPRWKDEYAAARKIIESAFSVLVGSGLRWGQVKTMASLRLKVALLVLAHNLKFFDLPA; from the coding sequence ATGTGCCGTCCCGACCTCAGTCTACTCCCCATTCCCGACGCCCTGCGACGCCTGACGGTCTGGCTGACCCCCCAGATGCCATCCAAGCTGGTCCACCCCCACGAGAAGATCAGTGACGCCGAATTGGTGGCGGTGGCCCTATTGCAGCGGATTCACAAAGCACCCTACTTCAGGGGCTGGTGGAGGATGCTCAAACTCAACCACTGTCCCCATTACCCTTCGGAGGTCCAGGCCCGTACCCGGCTGGAACGCTTGACCCCTGTGATCGAGGGCGCGAGTGTCGAAGTCCAGGCACTGGACTTCGTGGCCGTGGACTCCGAACCCCTCCCAGTCTGCACCTTCAAGCGCGCTCCCCGTTGCAAGTTCAAGGGGGCACGACACGGCTTCAGTACCTCCGGCCCGGTGTATGGGTTCAAGCTGCATGCCTGGACGACCCTGAATGGCAAAATCGCCCAGTACGTGCTCCGGCCCGCCAACGAGCATGACTTCACCGTCGGGTGCGTGATGAACCGCGACTGGCCCACCTTCGGTGGGCCGAAGCAGATTGGGGACAAAGGCTATCAGTCCGGCACGTACCTGACGCCACCCAAAAGCAATGCCAAGCGTCCTGACCCTCGTTGGAAAGACGAATATGCGGCTGCCCGCAAGATCATCGAGTCGGCGTTCTCGGTGCTGGTGGGTTCCGGCTTGCGGTGGGGGCAGGTCAAGACGATGGCGAGCTTGCGGCTCAAGGTCGCCCTCCTCGTCCTCGCCCACAACCTCAAGTTCTTTGACCTCCCCGCCTAA
- a CDS encoding AEC family transporter produces the protein MFAALLNVVLPVVLVAGVGALLARRFPLSQDTLGKVSLNALTPALALSSLLSTTVTPRAGLHLALAYFALALTGVLVAFLAARRVPGPTRRAVMASVAIGNNGNFGLPIALFALGQPGLDQAVVIFLCSVVLTFTLGPLLYGSSGGARAGLAAVLRLPVVWCIAAALLVRAFDVPLPLGLRRGIDLLGQAALPMVLLSLGIQLGQAARVALTRPVLTATLLRVLAMPALALALGLLLGLRGLNLQGLVLASAMPTAVNAFLLAREYGADADTVASAVALSTLASLGTAALVVTLLPGIGRLG, from the coding sequence GTGTTCGCGGCCCTCCTCAACGTCGTGCTGCCCGTCGTGCTCGTCGCGGGGGTAGGTGCCCTGCTCGCCCGGCGCTTTCCGCTCAGCCAGGACACCCTCGGCAAGGTCAGCCTCAACGCTCTGACGCCCGCCCTGGCTCTGAGCAGCCTGCTGAGCACGACGGTGACCCCCCGGGCCGGGCTGCACCTCGCCCTGGCGTATTTCGCCCTGGCGCTGACCGGCGTCCTCGTCGCCTTCCTCGCCGCCCGACGCGTGCCGGGCCCCACCCGCCGCGCCGTCATGGCGAGCGTCGCCATAGGCAACAACGGCAACTTCGGGCTGCCCATCGCGCTTTTCGCCCTGGGGCAGCCGGGACTCGACCAGGCGGTCGTGATCTTCCTCTGTTCGGTCGTGCTGACCTTCACGCTCGGGCCGCTGCTGTACGGCTCGTCGGGAGGCGCACGGGCGGGCCTGGCCGCCGTTCTCCGTCTCCCCGTCGTGTGGTGCATCGCCGCCGCGCTGCTCGTCCGGGCCTTCGATGTCCCGCTGCCACTCGGCCTGCGCCGGGGCATCGACCTTCTCGGTCAGGCCGCCCTGCCGATGGTGCTGCTCTCGCTCGGCATCCAGCTCGGGCAGGCGGCGCGGGTGGCGCTCACCCGGCCCGTCCTCACCGCCACGCTGCTGCGGGTGCTCGCCATGCCCGCCCTCGCCCTCGCGCTGGGGCTGCTGCTCGGCCTGCGCGGGCTGAACCTCCAGGGTCTCGTGCTCGCGTCGGCCATGCCCACCGCCGTCAACGCCTTCCTCCTGGCCCGCGAGTACGGGGCCGACGCGGACACGGTGGCGAGTGCCGTCGCGCTGAGCACCCTCGCCAGCCTGGGGACGGCGGCGTTGGTGGTGACGCTGCTGCCGGGAATCGGGCGGCTGGGGTGA
- a CDS encoding N-acetylmannosamine-6-phosphate 2-epimerase — protein MHPILAAPLLKTLRGQLIVSVQADEGSPLREVSIIVALSRAALAGGASGLRLRGGEDIRGVRARLEAEGRNVPIIGLTKNSHPNTEVYITATPDEVREVAQAGADVVAFDGTDLPRPFTVAELVRATHAAGAMAMADISTLEEAQAAYTAGADIVGTTMSGYTPHSPKQAGPDFALMDALRAEGLPFIAEGRLNTPELAAEALRRGAHAAVVGSAITRPDHVTRWFAEAVRGA, from the coding sequence ATGCATCCCATCCTGGCAGCCCCTCTTCTGAAGACACTGCGGGGCCAACTCATCGTGAGCGTGCAGGCAGACGAGGGGAGCCCGCTGCGGGAGGTCAGCATCATCGTGGCGCTGAGCCGGGCGGCCCTGGCGGGCGGCGCCTCGGGCCTGCGGCTGCGCGGCGGCGAGGACATCCGGGGGGTGCGGGCTCGGCTGGAGGCGGAGGGCCGGAACGTCCCCATCATCGGCCTGACGAAGAACAGCCACCCGAACACGGAGGTTTACATCACCGCCACGCCGGACGAGGTGCGCGAGGTGGCCCAGGCGGGCGCGGACGTGGTGGCCTTCGACGGGACGGACCTGCCCAGGCCCTTCACGGTGGCCGAACTCGTCCGGGCGACGCACGCGGCGGGGGCGATGGCAATGGCGGACATCAGCACGCTGGAGGAAGCGCAGGCGGCCTACACGGCGGGCGCGGACATCGTGGGCACGACGATGAGCGGGTACACGCCGCACAGCCCGAAGCAGGCTGGCCCCGACTTCGCCCTGATGGACGCCCTGCGGGCCGAGGGGCTGCCCTTCATCGCCGAGGGCCGGTTGAACACACCCGAGCTGGCGGCGGAGGCGCTGCGGCGCGGGGCGCACGCGGCCGTGGTGGGGAGCGCGATCACCCGCCCGGATCACGTGACGCGCTGGTTCGCCGAGGCGGTGCGGGGGGCGTGA
- a CDS encoding ABC transporter substrate-binding protein, which produces MKKFLVTAALFALGSASAQKTQMEFWTIALAPLFNDEMNRLVAQFEKENPNVDLKWVDVPASAIEQKLLAAIASGRPPAAVNLSSDMVVKMVDQGALEPLTLTDAQKKLYFPSPLNTFTYDGKVMGLPWYWAPKVVAYNVDIFRKAGLDPNNPPRTIQTLIAAARQIKDKTGMYGFVPNINNLNLLYLFQEAGLPVFDKSGGKAVFNSPQHVQLLQTYVDLYKKGYIPEDTMRRGFTAATELYSSGKLGMLITGPQFILRVANDNKNVYDVTKVAPYPINIAGNVIHTPLMGFSVPKGARDKALAQKLALFLTNDVNQLQFSKVTKTTFPSTVKASTDRFFKQGGAGAIDQGKLVASTELKKAKDLTLVYPDASKLNKVFKDNVEAAMTGQKGAKQALDDIVKAWNASL; this is translated from the coding sequence ATGAAGAAGTTCCTCGTGACCGCCGCCCTCTTCGCCCTCGGCAGCGCCAGCGCGCAGAAGACGCAGATGGAGTTCTGGACGATTGCGCTCGCGCCCCTCTTCAACGACGAGATGAACCGCCTCGTCGCCCAGTTCGAGAAGGAAAACCCGAATGTGGACCTGAAGTGGGTGGACGTGCCCGCCTCGGCCATCGAGCAAAAGCTCCTCGCCGCCATCGCCTCGGGCCGCCCGCCCGCCGCCGTGAACCTGTCCTCGGACATGGTGGTGAAGATGGTGGACCAGGGCGCGCTGGAGCCGCTGACCCTGACGGACGCCCAGAAGAAGCTGTACTTCCCCAGCCCGCTGAACACTTTCACGTACGACGGCAAGGTGATGGGCCTGCCGTGGTACTGGGCGCCGAAGGTCGTGGCGTACAACGTGGACATCTTCCGCAAGGCGGGCCTGGACCCCAACAACCCGCCCCGCACCATCCAGACCCTGATCGCCGCCGCGCGTCAGATCAAGGACAAGACGGGCATGTACGGCTTCGTGCCCAACATCAACAACCTCAACCTGCTGTACCTCTTCCAGGAGGCGGGGCTGCCGGTCTTCGACAAGTCGGGCGGCAAGGCGGTGTTCAACTCGCCGCAGCACGTCCAGCTTCTCCAGACGTACGTGGACCTGTACAAGAAGGGCTACATCCCCGAGGACACCATGCGCCGGGGCTTCACTGCGGCGACTGAGCTGTATTCGAGCGGCAAGCTGGGCATGCTGATCACCGGGCCGCAGTTCATCCTGCGCGTGGCGAACGACAACAAGAACGTCTACGACGTGACGAAGGTCGCGCCCTACCCCATCAACATTGCCGGGAACGTCATCCACACGCCGCTGATGGGCTTTTCCGTGCCCAAGGGCGCGCGTGACAAGGCGCTGGCGCAGAAACTCGCCCTCTTCCTGACGAACGACGTGAACCAGCTCCAGTTCTCCAAGGTCACGAAGACGACCTTCCCGAGCACCGTGAAGGCGAGCACGGACCGCTTCTTCAAGCAGGGCGGCGCGGGCGCCATCGACCAGGGCAAGCTCGTCGCCAGCACCGAGCTGAAAAAGGCCAAGGACCTGACGCTCGTGTACCCCGACGCCAGCAAGCTCAACAAGGTCTTCAAGGACAACGTGGAAGCCGCCATGACCGGCCAGAAGGGCGCCAAGCAGGCCCTCGACGACATCGTGAAGGCGTGGAACGCGAGCCTGTAA
- a CDS encoding DegV family protein, whose protein sequence is MSPLFGVATDGGLDAFAGLRNDVPVAPFSVNFGSKSYRTREISREDLFRELQTNPVHPTSSQPTPQDWAAAYRAAGEREGGTVLPVLALTISSGLSGSRNAAEQARAVVPETPVTIHDTRTLSAAQAFQVHAAATASERGETLETALDWVRRTYEETELYFTIETLEYLRRGGRIGRVQATLGGLLNLKPVITVERETGAYTNVGRARSYKGAIEAVADQVTRRHGEGTPLRLGLLYGSVREDADVLLEVIERRHPVVWSGFAGVNPVLNVHTGPRALGVAAAPGAWVWER, encoded by the coding sequence GTGAGCCCGCTGTTCGGCGTCGCCACGGACGGCGGGCTGGACGCTTTCGCGGGGCTGAGAAACGACGTGCCCGTCGCGCCCTTCAGCGTCAACTTCGGCTCCAAGAGCTACCGCACCCGGGAGATCAGCCGGGAGGACCTGTTCCGCGAACTGCAGACCAATCCTGTCCATCCCACGAGCAGCCAGCCCACCCCGCAGGACTGGGCGGCGGCGTACCGGGCAGCGGGCGAGCGGGAGGGCGGCACGGTCCTCCCCGTCCTGGCCCTCACGATCAGCTCGGGGCTCTCGGGCAGCCGCAACGCCGCCGAGCAGGCGCGGGCGGTCGTGCCGGAGACGCCGGTGACCATCCACGACACGCGCACCCTCAGCGCCGCGCAGGCCTTCCAGGTCCACGCCGCCGCCACCGCGAGCGAGCGCGGGGAGACGCTGGAGACGGCGCTGGACTGGGTGCGGCGGACATACGAGGAAACCGAGCTGTACTTCACCATCGAGACGCTGGAATACCTGCGGCGGGGCGGGCGAATCGGGCGGGTGCAGGCCACGCTGGGCGGGCTCCTGAACCTCAAGCCGGTGATCACGGTGGAGCGGGAGACGGGCGCCTACACGAACGTGGGCCGCGCCCGCAGCTACAAGGGGGCCATCGAGGCGGTCGCGGACCAGGTCACCCGGCGCCACGGCGAGGGCACTCCTCTCCGTCTCGGCCTGCTCTACGGCAGCGTGCGCGAGGACGCCGACGTGCTGCTGGAGGTGATCGAGCGGCGGCATCCCGTGGTGTGGTCGGGCTTCGCGGGCGTGAACCCGGTGCTCAACGTCCACACCGGGCCACGGGCGCTGGGGGTGGCGGCGGCGCCGGGGGCGTGGGTCTGGGAGCGGTAG
- a CDS encoding TetR/AcrR family transcriptional regulator: protein MGRWEPNTRGRLEQAALELYIERGFEQTTVAEIAERAGLTERTFFRHFADKREVLFGDAGAWHERVVNAVVGAPPSAAPMEAVAAGLQAAGAIFQENVERSRRRQSVIDANAELQARELSKLAALASAIRDALHRRGVAAPTAGLAAEAGIVVFRVAFERWINQTRPQDWSPLVRESLGELQAVVASEEVR from the coding sequence ATGGGTCGGTGGGAGCCGAATACGCGCGGCCGACTGGAGCAGGCGGCGTTGGAGCTGTACATCGAGCGGGGGTTCGAGCAGACCACGGTGGCGGAGATCGCCGAACGGGCCGGCCTCACGGAGCGGACGTTTTTCCGGCACTTCGCCGACAAGCGGGAGGTGCTGTTCGGAGACGCCGGCGCGTGGCACGAACGGGTCGTGAACGCCGTCGTCGGCGCGCCGCCGTCCGCAGCGCCGATGGAAGCGGTGGCGGCCGGACTCCAGGCGGCCGGGGCCATCTTCCAGGAGAACGTCGAACGCTCCCGGCGGCGCCAGTCGGTGATCGACGCGAATGCGGAGCTGCAAGCCCGCGAGCTGAGCAAACTGGCCGCCCTCGCCTCGGCCATCCGGGACGCCCTGCACCGGCGCGGGGTCGCGGCCCCCACGGCAGGTCTGGCCGCCGAGGCCGGGATCGTGGTGTTCAGGGTCGCGTTCGAACGGTGGATCAACCAGACCCGTCCCCAGGACTGGTCGCCCCTTGTCCGCGAGTCGCTGGGCGAACTTCAGGCGGTCGTCGCCAGCGAGGAGGTGCGGTAG